One window of Acropora palmata chromosome 1, jaAcrPala1.3, whole genome shotgun sequence genomic DNA carries:
- the LOC141892291 gene encoding G-protein coupled receptor 135-like has product MASWNHSAKNLSNSELLSLAFDASIASSATAKVFKILPLTFITLVSSFGNAILIYAVYADVRMRTAINMFIASQGIADLGTSILVMPFALVSVVADGWILGEKFCMANAFFNLFFTQTTVLNMTIIAFERYLVIVKALQCEISLLRATGLAASAWGLSFLTSLPWVDWTTDQATVEYFEGFYVCGIRYHPPLRGLALIYVTLIILLFALLPLVFITFCYHQIRKVIRKKNHSVCPMAQSNAQKLAINVYASSALTSKFVIGTSLMQVFPACFLMLLDGLGVGCIPRDLKTGFKWVMWCHCFVKPTIYASKSPAWRKTIRGYLQKIPFCSLQLKPNAALTVHDHYKRNSNLPKGGKVRNNSTQGRKETIQTEIEQGKLQVVENYKWFFRAKEAWQDHGKRHSIQFSTF; this is encoded by the coding sequence ATGGCTTCGTGGAACCACTCAGCCAAAAACTTGTCAAACAGTGAATTACTTTCTCTGGCTTTCGACGCATCCATTGCTTCCTCAGCGACTgcaaaggttttcaaaatcttaCCCTTGACCTTTATAACGCTGGTATCAAGTTTTGGCAATGCAATTCTGATATATGCAGTTTATGCTGATGTGCGAATGCGAACGGCGATTAATATGTTTATTGCAAGTCAAGGCATTGCAGATCTTGGGACAAGCATTCTTGTGATGCCATTTGCATTAGTCTCGGTGGTAGCAGATGGTTGGattttgggtgaaaaattctGCATGGCTAATGcattttttaacttatttttcacTCAAACAACCGTCTTAAATATGACCATCATTGCATTCGAAAGATATCTTGTGATTGTCAAGGCTCTTCAGTGTGAAATATCTTTACTGCGAGCCACTGGACTCGCTGCATCTGCCTGGGGCCTCAGTTTTCTAACATCACTTCCCTGGGTGGATTGGACTACCGATCAAGCCACCGTGGAATATTTTGAAGGATTCTATGTGTGTGGAATACGGTACCATCCACCTTTGAGAGGCCTGGCACTGATCTATGTGACTCTAATAATACTCTTGTTCGCACTACTGCCTTTAGTGTTCATAACGTTCTGTTATCATCAAATTCGTAAGGTTATTCGAAAGAAAAATCACAGTGTTTGCCCAATGGCCCAATCCAATGCTCAGAAGTTAGCCATTAATGTTTACGCAAGTTCCGCGTTGACTTCGAAGTTTGTTATAGGAACCAGTTTGATGCAAGTTTTTCCAGCCTGTTTTTTAATGCTTTTAGACGGGCTCGGAGTTGGATGCATCCCACGAGATCTTAAGACTGGTTTTAAATGGGTCATGTGGTGCCATTGTTTCGTAAAGCCAACCATCTACGCATCAAAAAGTCCAGCGTGGAGAAAAACCATTCGAGGTTACCTTCAAAAGATTCCCTTTTGTTCTTTACAGTTGAAACCCAACGCTGCACTCACTGTTCACGATCACTATAAACGTAATTCCAATCTCCCCAAAGGCGGGAAGGTGCGTAACAACAGCACGCAGGGCCGCAAAGAAACAATTCAAACTGAAATAGAACAAGGCAAACTACAGGTTGTAGAAAATTACAAATGGTTCTTTAGAGCGAAGGAAGCATGGCAAGATCATGGCAAACGACATTCTATACAGTTTTCTACTTTCTGA